The DNA region CGCAGGCCGGCCGCGAAGGCCTTGCCGTCGATGATCCTCGCGTCCGCCATGCTACTCTCCACCCTCGCTGCCCACATCGTCGATCAGAGGCGACAACCGCGCCAGCAATGCCGCCGGGTCGCCCGCCACATGCAAAATCTTGTTCCGGTCGGTGGCGCCGGCCACCACGGTCAGGCTGGTCTTGGGCACTTTCCATGCCTTCGACAACAATTTTATGACGGCTTCGTTGGCCTTGCCGTTTTCCGGCACCGCCGTGACCGCCAGCTTCAGGACCCGTCCGCCGGCCGCGGTGTCAGCCATGCCGGTCACCGCGTTGCGCGACGCCTTGGGCGTCACCCGCAATGCGACGCGCAGGCCGTCGGCCACCGCCTCGAAGGGGGAGGAAGCCGCCACGGTCAGAAGCGCGGCCAGTATTGCGCCATCAGGTTCTGGATGAAGGAGATCGCCAGCAGCACGACGATCGGCGACAGGTCCAACCCGCCCATGTTGGGCAGGACGCGGCGGATCGGGCGCAGCACCGGCTCGGTCACCCGGTACAGGAAGTCGCCGATCAGATAGACCGCGCGGTTGCGCGTGTTCACCACGTTGAAGGCGACCAGCCAGCTGAGGATCGCCGACAGGATCAGGACCCAGAAGAACAGGTCGAGGATGGTGTTGATGAGCAAATACAGCGCGATCATGCCGGGCCAGCTCCAGTGCGGTTTTTTGCGACGGCCGAGCGCAGCGCACTGCGCGGCGGGCGCCAGCCTTTTCCGGGCACCCTAAGCACAAGCGGCAAGGGCTGTCCAGTATGGCGGCAGGCCGATCAGGGCTCCGAAGTCGGGTTAACAGCGGTTTACGAATTGGGAAGTTTCTGATTCGGTGGAGGCTCTCGTCTTGGAAGGTCCTCCCATGAGTTCGATCGAAGCCGGCTTTGGTGAGAAATCGCGGCTGAAGGCGCTGCTGGAACATTTTTCGCGGATCGACGACCCGCGTGCTCCCTGGCGGGTCGCCTATCCGTTACCGGAGATCCTGCTTCTGGCGGTGTGCGGGACGATCGCGGATTGCGAGGATTACGAGGCGATCGCCGCCTGGGGTGAAGCGCGGCTCGACTTTCTGCGGCGCTTCCAGCCCTATCACCATGGGGTGCCGAGCGGACGCTGGCTGACCGTGTTCATGAACCGGATCCCGTCCGGCCTGTTCCAGGACTGCTTCCTGTCCTGGGTGCGCGAGGCGTGGCCCGACCGGCCGGAACTGGTCGCCATCGACGGCAAGACCTCGCGACGCAGCCATGACCGCGTCCTCGGACAGGCCCCTTTGCACTTGGTCTCGGCCTTCGCCACCACCAGCCGCCTGGTCCTCGGCCAGGAGGCCGTCGAGGACAAAGCCAGCGAACTGGCGGCCATTCCGGTTCTGCTGGAGCGCTTGGCGACCGAGGGCGGGCTCAAGGGCGCGATCGTCACCATCGACGCCATCGCCTGCAACGCCACCATCGCCCAGGCCGTTCGCGACGCCGGGGCCGACTATCTGCTGGCGGTCAAAGCCAACCAGCCCACCCTGCGCGACGAGATCGAGAGTTTCTTCACCAGCGCACCGCCGGAGACGCTCGATCACGCCGCCGATATCGACAAGGGCCATGGCCGGATCGAGCAGCGCGCGGTCACGGTCGCGCGCCAGGTCGATTGGTTGAGCGGCGCGCGGCGTTTTCCCGGCGAAGTCCGCCTGCCCGCCGTCGCCGCCATCGTTCGGGTGGTCAGCAAGACCGAGCTGAAGGATCGTTGCCGCACCGACACGCGCTATTACATCACCTCCGCCCCGCTCGCCGCCCAGGCGGCGGCCGAGGCCGTGCGCGGCCATTGGCGCATCGAGAACCAACTGCACTGGCTGCTCGACGTCGTCTTCAACGAGGACCAGTCCCGCTTGCGCAAAGGCCACGGCGCCCTGAACATGGCCGTCGTCCGCCACTTCGCCATCAACCTCGTCCGCAAGGCCGCCGAACCCGCCCGGCCGCGCTCCGGATTACGGCGCGCCACCAAAAAGCCGGCCGCCACTCCCAGACCCACCAGCATCAAGCTCCGCAGGAAGCTGGCAGGCTGGGACACCGATTACCTCAACGCTATCCTCGACGTTAATATCCGTTAACACGGATTCGGAGCCCTGGCAGGCCGATCGGGCAGGTCGCCCGCTGCGGATCCGGACCGATCCCGGCCGGCATCCCGCCGCTTCATTTTTTCTGAATCAAGCGCTTGACAGCACCCCCCGCGATGGACAATATCCGCGCCACGCCGGGGCGACGAAGACGCCACGGTGTGAGTGTGGGGCCGTAGCTCAGCTGGGAGAGCGACGCGTTCGCAATGCGTAGGTCGGGAGTTCGATCCTCCTCGGCTCCACCAATCACCCCCAAGACATTGATGCGACACAGGAATTCGCCCGGAAGCGGCGGAATTCCCCGCGGTGTGACACCGCCCTGTCGCACGCGGCGTCGGCCGAATCGCCTCCATCCGCTTCAAAATCCGCCGTTTCAGCCCGTCCGGGGTGTCGCACATCCCTGTCGCCCAGGCGGCGTCCCACAGGGCTGTGGATCCGGGGAGCCATGTGGCAGTTCCGGACGCGGGTTCCGGCCGACCTCCAGGGGGTTCTGGGCCGGACCCACATCAACCGATCCCTGAAGACCAGCAGCTACCCCGACGCCATCCGGGCGGCCCGTAGGGTGGCCTTCGAGATTGAGCAGGATTTCGAGGCGGCCCGTGGGGGCACCGGGGGCGACCCGGCCCACGCCGCGTGCGACAGGCCCTGTCCGTCGCCGCCGGTCCCCTCGGTGACGGCCAACACCGTCCTGCCCGAGCCCACCGGCCCCGCCATCCACATCGACCTGGACCTGCTGGCCAGCCGCATCGCCGAAAAACTCCAGGCCGCCCAACCAGTCGCCGCGGAGGCGGTTGTGCCTACCGCCGAGCCCGCCAAGGCGAAGACCATCCAGCAGGTCTACGACGCCTACATGGCCGATCCTGGCGTCATCCAGTCCGGCAAGACCGTCCTGGCCTACGAGACGGTGTTCGGCCTGCTGATCGAGATCATCGGCCAGGACACCCCGGTGTCCGACATCGGCCGGGAGACCTGCCGCGAGGTCATGGATACCCTTCGATGGCTGCCGCCGAATTCAACCAAGCGGTATCCGAACCTGACCGCCCGTGAGATCGCCCAGAAGACCCGCGACGCCGGCAAGGCGTCCGGCCTCAGCCCGGCGACTGTGAACGGCTACATGACGAAGCTGTCCGCCCTCCTGACCTGGGCGGTCAACGAGGGGTTCATCGACCGGAATCCCGCGAAGGGGCTTGGCGTCGTGGACACCACCAACCGCAAGGACAAGCGGCAGCCGTTCACCCCGAAGCAGCTTCAAGCCATCTTCACCGCCCCACTCTACACCGGCTGCCAGGACGACGACTACGGCTACGCCAAGCCGAGAGACGCCCGTCCCCGGCGGGGACGCTTCTGGGTACCGCTGATCGGCTTGTTTTCGGGCATGCGACTCAATGATACCAGAGCCGGAAACTTCTGACTCGCCGGGTCTGTGGCTTGCGGTTCAGCGCCGGTAGTGATTCCCTGTGCCAGGTCTCACCATTGAGCGAAGCACAGCCATGTCCGCCCTGCCGATCCGCCCCGACCTGAGCTCGGAAGACCTGCGCCGCCTCGCCCGCGGCGAGAGCGATGGGCGGGTGTGCCGGCGCCTGCTGGCGATCGCCATGGCGCTGGACGGCGTCAGCCGGGCGGAAGCGGCGCGGCAAGCCGGCATGGACCGGCAAGCGCTGCGCGACTGGGTCGTGCGCTACAACGCCGAAGGGGTGGACGGCTTGCGGGATCGGGCGCGCTGCGGCCGGCCGCCGCTGCTCGCCGACGCCCTGGAGCCGGAATTGGCTGACCTGATCGCCGCCGGCCCCGAGGTCGAACGGGACGGCGTCGTCGAGTACCGGGTTCGCCACATCCGCGACTTGGCCCTGCGGCATTTCGGGGCGGACTACAGCCGCACCGGCATGCAGGACCGCTTGCACCGCATGAAGCTGTCCTTCCTGACGCCGCGCCCGATCCATCCCAAGGCCGACGCACCGGCCCAGGAGGCGTTTAAAAAAACTTCGCCGAACGCCTCGCCGCCATCGGAGAGGACCACCCCGAGGCGAGCGCCGTGGAGGTCTGGTTCCAGGACGAGGCCCGCATCGGCCAGAAAGGCACCCTGACCCGGCGCTGGGCGCCGCGCGGCAGCCGGCCGCGCGCCGTGCGCGATCATCGTTTCAAGTCGGCCTATCTCTTCGGCGCGGTCTGTCCTGAGCGCGACACCGGAGCCGCCATCGTCATGACGCGCGCCAACACCGAGGCGATGAACCTCATGCTGGAGGAGATCAGCCGCACCGTCACCCCCGGCGCCCATGCCGCCGTGGTGATCGACGGGGCGGGATGGCACACCAGCGGCGATCTCGCCGTGCCGGCCAACATCACCCTCGTGCCGCTCCCGCCCTACAGCCCGGAACTCAACGCCATCGAAAGGCTCTGGCAGGTCATGCGCGACACCCTGCTGTCCCACCGGCTCTTCACCGACCTCAACGCCATCCTCGACGTCTGCTGTCGCGTCTGGAACCGCATCCTCGCCGAACCCGGCCGCATCCGCTCCACATGCGGTTACCCGTGGGCCTTACAGGTCAAAATTTAACGGCTTTGGTATGAGATCTGCCAGATGAACACCGAGGATGTGCGGGTGATCAACGGCACCCTGTGCTTCGTGGTCACGGCCGAGGCGATCAAGGGGACCGACGACAAGCGGATCAAGACCGGCAGCAGCGAGCGGGTCATCCCGGTCCATCCGACGCTGCTCGCGGCGGGATTTGAGGAATACGTCAGCGAACAGCGGCGGAAGAGGAATGCCAAACTGTTTCCGGAACTACTTCCGGCAAAAACCGGTTATTACTCCGACGTTTTTTCGAAGTGGTTCCGCCGCTTCCTACAGAAGGCAGGGGCATCGGCGGGCCGGACTTGCTTCCACAGCTTCCGTCACAATTTCCGCGATGCTCTCCGGGAGGCTCGGGTTGACCGCGAGCTTGCCCTGGCTCTTGGCGGATGGGCCGGCGACAACGGCGACATGGGCTCGGAAAGTGCGGAGTTCTATGGCCGGGGGTTCCGGGCATCGACCCTTTTGGAGGCCATCTCCAAAGTCCGTTATCCGGAACTGGACCTTGTCCACCTGATGCTCGCCCCGTTCCCGGCGTAGGCCCGGCTGTTATTCGAAGAAGTCCTCGTCCACTCTCTTGATGTGCAGGGTCTCCTCGATCCTGCATCCGACCTCGTGCCGGATCATGAGCTTGGCCAGTTGGATTCCATCGATCAACACAATGCGGGTGCCGAGCCGGTCGGCCGTCTCCCTGGCCGACGTGGTGAAGGCGGAGGTGGTGACGAACAGTCCCTTGGTCGCCTTGAACAGGTTCAGGCTGCCGAAAAAGTCGCGGATCGCCCCCGCCCCGACGGTGTTGCC from Azospirillum sp. B510 includes:
- a CDS encoding DUF167 domain-containing protein, with the translated sequence MAASSPFEAVADGLRVALRVTPKASRNAVTGMADTAAGGRVLKLAVTAVPENGKANEAVIKLLSKAWKVPKTSLTVVAGATDRNKILHVAGDPAALLARLSPLIDDVGSEGGE
- a CDS encoding IS630-like element ISAzs14 family transposase (programmed frameshift) — translated: MPGLTIERSTAMSALPIRPDLSSEDLRRLARGESDGRVCRRLLAIAMALDGVSRAEAARQAGMDRQALRDWVVRYNAEGVDGLRDRARCGRPPLLADALEPELADLIAAGPEVERDGVVEYRVRHIRDLALRHFGADYSRTGMQDRLHRMKLSFLTPRPIHPKADAPAQEAFKKNFAERLAAIGEDHPEASAVEVWFQDEARIGQKGTLTRRWAPRGSRPRAVRDHRFKSAYLFGAVCPERDTGAAIVMTRANTEAMNLMLEEISRTVTPGAHAAVVIDGAGWHTSGDLAVPANITLVPLPPYSPELNAIERLWQVMRDTLLSHRLFTDLNAILDVCCRVWNRILAEPGRIRSTCGYPWALQVKI
- a CDS encoding YggT family protein, which encodes MIALYLLINTILDLFFWVLILSAILSWLVAFNVVNTRNRAVYLIGDFLYRVTEPVLRPIRRVLPNMGGLDLSPIVVLLAISFIQNLMAQYWPRF
- a CDS encoding tyrosine-type recombinase/integrase, producing the protein MNTEDVRVINGTLCFVVTAEAIKGTDDKRIKTGSSERVIPVHPTLLAAGFEEYVSEQRRKRNAKLFPELLPAKTGYYSDVFSKWFRRFLQKAGASAGRTCFHSFRHNFRDALREARVDRELALALGGWAGDNGDMGSESAEFYGRGFRASTLLEAISKVRYPELDLVHLMLAPFPA
- a CDS encoding ISAs1-like element ISAzs5 family transposase, with the translated sequence MSSIEAGFGEKSRLKALLEHFSRIDDPRAPWRVAYPLPEILLLAVCGTIADCEDYEAIAAWGEARLDFLRRFQPYHHGVPSGRWLTVFMNRIPSGLFQDCFLSWVREAWPDRPELVAIDGKTSRRSHDRVLGQAPLHLVSAFATTSRLVLGQEAVEDKASELAAIPVLLERLATEGGLKGAIVTIDAIACNATIAQAVRDAGADYLLAVKANQPTLRDEIESFFTSAPPETLDHAADIDKGHGRIEQRAVTVARQVDWLSGARRFPGEVRLPAVAAIVRVVSKTELKDRCRTDTRYYITSAPLAAQAAAEAVRGHWRIENQLHWLLDVVFNEDQSRLRKGHGALNMAVVRHFAINLVRKAAEPARPRSGLRRATKKPAATPRPTSIKLRRKLAGWDTDYLNAILDVNIR
- a CDS encoding DUF6538 domain-containing protein — its product is MWQFRTRVPADLQGVLGRTHINRSLKTSSYPDAIRAARRVAFEIEQDFEAARGGTGGDPAHAACDRPCPSPPVPSVTANTVLPEPTGPAIHIDLDLLASRIAEKLQAAQPVAAEAVVPTAEPAKAKTIQQVYDAYMADPGVIQSGKTVLAYETVFGLLIEIIGQDTPVSDIGRETCREVMDTLRWLPPNSTKRYPNLTAREIAQKTRDAGKASGLSPATVNGYMTKLSALLTWAVNEGFIDRNPAKGLGVVDTTNRKDKRQPFTPKQLQAIFTAPLYTGCQDDDYGYAKPRDARPRRGRFWVPLIGLFSGMRLNDTRAGNF